Below is a window of Falco peregrinus isolate bFalPer1 chromosome 3, bFalPer1.pri, whole genome shotgun sequence DNA.
ATATAAACAGTGATAGAAACTATTACTTTTAGGCAGAGCTCTACACAGAATGCTGTAACTGCAAAAAGCCAAGTATTTAGTGCATAGTGGTGCCAGAGGATGTAACTGAGCAGAACCGGAAGGATGAAAAGGCAAGCAGAAACAAACAGTACAGGGAAGTGTCTGCGAAACGACGACACGTGGGAGGCACTGAGAGACATCAGCACAGGGTCTGTCATTCCATGGATAAAATGCAGGACTGCGGTCAACAAAAGGCACATGTTTCGACTCAGGCGAACTAATCGTTCTTCTGGTTTCAGTCCACTTAAACCAGTCTGCAGGGCCAAGATGAAAAACAAGACGGGTGCTACAAAGCCAAGCCTTTTGTCGTCCTCATCGGTTGATCCGATGAAGGCCAAGATACCAAGTCCCAAATAATGCGCTATTGAGGAAATGACGGCACTCATGCCTAAGACAGTTAAAGTAGAGTCACACCCACTTATGATCAGACTGCAAATCAGTTCCCAACAGTTATCCCACGATATCaagaagaatttttcttctgtattagtTTCAGCCATCTTGACAACATACGTTAATACCACAGCTTGTGCTGTAAGTCTCGATAGCCAGAAGACGCGCAGTACAGCTGGAAATCGAATCCTTTTCCATGTATCTTCCATCAATAGCTGTAATCCATAAATGCGATACATGTGCCTCACCAGCAGATAAACATACCGCACCGAATAATAGAACCATTTAATTTTCGTAACTAAAATGGCTGTGGTATTTAGTGTCAGAACTAGGCCTGAAATAAAAACTAGTATCTGCCGGACGTTTAAAGGTAATTCAACAACCAAGCCAATTACAGGAATCAGTATATCCAGGATGATGAGTTGAGAGTATATGGACTGCACATTCAGCAGTGTAACATATCCAATTCCAAAGGTAAGCTGAAGGATGGAAAGGGCCATCCATAGCGAAGGTCCTTTATGAGGGAAGATCTGAATTCCAAACGCAGCTGTGTAGTAGGCACTGTAGAAGTTTATGTGCAAAGAAGCATAGTAATTCACCAACACTGAAGTTGCAgccagcagaaatgctgaggcGATCATATAAAACTTGAAAAGTGCTCGCTGTTGTAAGACCAGAACAACACTGGACACAAAGACACCTGAAAACAGATGGAAATGGTTTAGTTCTCAGCAGAAACTCAACAACAGATTTTAACCCTTAGCTTTGGAGCTACATTTATTTAATGTCTCGCTTTCCCATTAGTCACTCTTAACTTTGCATTACCAATGGTGCACTTTTCAGAGAACAGGTAAGGACGACTTAATCTCTGCATCGAATACATCTGTGCGCTGTAGCCGAGATGCAAAGCCAATGCAAGCATTAAGTCACAATTTCTATTAAGTTCACCTGCAGTTTCAGACTACAGCAGTGACAACTCTAAGCCTTTCAGCCTTAGTCTGGAAATCTTAAGGGCTGACAAgttgtaaaagcaaaaaagaattaCCAAATACACCTTTACAGGCAAAGTTAGTAAGGTCTAAATGAGCAAAATTTATTAAGTCCTCTAATTCACTTGAGCAAGGATGTCCAAGCTGGAGTACTACAGATAACAGTCATCAAAACAGTTCAGCTAAACCCTTTAATGGGAAAATAGTGAAAAATTACTGTAGTTGACTACTAAAAACAGGGAGGGTAGCACTCTTCTTCCAATTCCCTccagtttgctttcatttctgataAGGCATCCTGAAACAAGCCTCTTTGGAGAAGACCTTCTGCAATATAAAGCTTTTGTACACAAATCCAAACCTGCACCAATTGCCTCTCCAATGCCAGTGCAAACTTGCATCTTGTTAGAAGTCAGATTTAATCTTGACAATCCTGTTCTCTAACCTTTCCCTCATACTGACCACGACTGGAAAAGTCTGCACCTTCCTGTAAGAAATGCTATCATAGCATCAATAGTACTTTGGTATACATTTATGTCCTTGGAGTAAACTCCTTCTGTAGTGATGCTTACAAATTTCATAACTATGTACTACATAGGTAAGGGCTGTGCCCTAACAGGTGTTAAATTAAATAGCACTTCCCACTAGATTCActtccttaaacattttttttttttcaggaaacacACTGCCTTTGTTTTGGGGCTTCTCAATCCGCTTCCAGTCTACCTAACTGCTTTCTTATCCAAACCAGTGTAGAGATACTTCGAGCTCTACAATTTACATTTGATTGAAAGTTGCTTTCAATCTCAGTACTACAATTAATGACATCACAAGTAATCCTCTTTCTACTGGAGGACAGCATCAGTCTTTTCTGACGACTGTATTTCAGATTGTTCTAAATCCTCCATAatcaagtgtttaaaaaaatattttcagctgtggTATCCTGATcatgggaataaaaaaaaaactttgctaaaaaacagcatttgattCCACCAGTATTGTTGCCAGCTGCttgtattacaaaaaaacccaaaccaacccccccacccAGCCTGGAGGACTGAAAAGGAAGGGGGAGGGTCAACATGAATCAACAGCACAAGGCagactacaaaaaaaaaggttataaaTGCATCTTAACAGTACTTTTTGCAAACAGCATTGGCTGATATAAAAACATTATCTTTAACTAATCATTAACCTAGTAACCTTGTCAAGCAGACTGAGGAAAAGCCTCAACCAGTTTTCAGGAAGTGCCTTGTATCATAGCTCAGTTCTTCCATGAAAAGCTGAATATTTGTTACGTACAGCacttatttgtaaaaatcaGCTTGACAGTTTCATTGCCTTTTCATGCGTACCACCATAAACACCTCTGGGAAAGCTAATGCTGCCAACAAGTTTGTACCCTTTGTCTTTTCTCAGAAGTCACAGAAAAGGCTCGCATGCGTGTGACAAGCTCATTATTTACATAATTCTGCTCACTGGAGCCAGACGAGATGCATTTTGCACTAAGCAGGCTGCCCTGAAACACGCCTGCTaacaaaagctatttttctgccttgcagCTGCAGTAACAGGACTGTATTTAGATACTATAGGTCATCTTAAAACACTGGCATTTCACACGCAGGACACATCCCTAAAAACAGCACTACAGAGAGTCAATAGAGAAGCTTGACTTACTGGTTCCTCTAAAGAAGAACTAACAAAAGGTAAAGTATTTCTCTGTCAACACTTGTGTGGAAAAGTCAGGACCCCGCACAGGAACCTCCAAAGGCCACAGGAGGTAACTCGGATCTCGGAAGGGGAGGTGAGCTGAGCACTCCTCCCCCccatttgtatttttgtcaCTCAGCCCATCTTGCCACAGCAGACTTAGCTCTGCCCTGCAAGGTGTTCACCAAACAGTGaatcttttcccatttttcctgTCGATAGGAAATGCTGCAGTTTGTCCTTTGATTTGTCTCTCATGTTTCTGTAGATACTGCTGCTCATCTTTACTGTTCCTACTTAGGCCATCCTATCACCAGCTGTCTCCAATACAGCCTCCAAACACAACATTTAATCACaagcatttacttttaaaagttaatttcctGCATTACAATGAATCCCTCcctctcatttcttcttttacctCCTGCAATTTGTCAGTTTCTTTATAATCGCACACTACCTAGGATCTGACTTGCAGTCAGTTGCAGGGTTCGGCTATCTTCAGTCAAGTATTTTAATCATACGGAACTGCCAAATTACTTTTTCCCTAGCCCCAGCCATTCTACTTGCTTCCACATCTTTCTACAGACTACAGTATTTATAGTAACCCTCTCAAAAACCAGTGTCCTGGCTCAGGAGGGACTGCTGTCTGAAGTTTCACACTCCTGGGGGCGGTGGTTCTGCTGGCATCGacacacttgaaaaaaaccacGCAGCTATGAACAGCAAACACTGTTGGAAACGATGCAAGGCTAATCAAAAAGATTAAAGACAAATTGCACTCCAGTTGCAGAACTTGGTTCTGTGCCGCGTACAGCTATGTACTTGTGTAGAAAATAAGCGATGGAAGAATCAGACCAAGTAGTACTGCAgtaaaacttcttaaaaaaaatcatacagaaCTCTATTAATATTCCTGAAGAACTGTGCTTCCAATACATTTCAGAACTGTTCTACATCACCCCCAAAAGCTAACCATCTCCCCAAAGCTACAATCCTTGTATCCAGAATACAAGTTCTGTGTTTATCCTATGCTAAATAGTATTGCGCTACAGGAAAAATTTGGATCAGTCTGTCAAAGCCTGAAAACGGTAACTAAAAAGGCAACTTCCCCACTATTTAAATACCGTACGATCCAAAGTAAGTATTTTGCTTTATcctaacagcagcagaaatccGGCCCTGTAATCCTTGAATtcatacaaggaaaaaatagatgCAAAAGCACTCTGTTGTCTGAACCACATGGAAGGTCTCTGACATTAAGtagttacatttttatttttcttgtaattttggAAAGCCAAAAACCACAGACCACTTGCCTCAAAGTACAAGATAAATCTCTTGGCATAAACTGTTCCCAACGCTCttctgcaggaggcagggatTACCCTCTGGTTCCCCAAACTCTTCCAGAAAAGCGATCATATAAATGCAATCCTGCAAAGTGCCTTAATCTGTTAATCCCAATATCACACACTTAAAAGTTATCATTGAATAACACATGCACCATTTTCACATTACGTGGGATTAATTTCATGGCACTTCCTACAGCGTCTGTATCAGACGAGGAAGGACTCCTAAAATTAAGTTGGTGAGGCACtgccatgtcttttttttttttactggaattaCCAGTGAGAAGTGCCCTTAGCAATTCCAGAAGCATGGAACAAAGGGTCAAGAAAATGGGTAGCAGGGAGGAAGACCCcatcctccccatccccatccccgaGCTGTCGGTACCagctgcagggccaggcagaggaggcaggCAGGACCTTCTCACAGGAGCGGCGACTCCCCCAGGCACCCTTTAAGAAAGGGGGCACAGCACAAATAATAAAACAcctactttgttttgtttactttctcCCTTCGCTCTCCTCTCAGCTACTGCCTTGCTATAAGTTTATCCTTTGTTTTTACCCTCCGCTCCTCAATTTCCGCGGTGCGTCACCACTACGCTTCTGTGTACCTTCCCTTCTAACCTCTCGTCTCAGCTTCTCACCCCAACAACCCTACCActtatttccttccctcccccccctttttttccactatgaacatcaaacaaaacacaaaatcaacATGTTGCAGGCCTGCAAAACAACTCTTGCTGTACTTTGgattctcctttccttcctgcctcAGGATTCCCAGCGCCAAGATGCGATACACGACGCAGCATCGCCAGTACAGCGCTTTGCAGAGCGGGGCTCCAACCTGGCCTAGGCTATGTTAGGAACACAAGACAACACTGGAAATCCCATCACCTAGTCACACCAGCGATTTTCAACCTTCATcccaagcaagaaaaaaataaattaaaaacgCTTAAAACCAACCACCGGCCAGTTTCAAGAGGCTTATTTTCGGGAACCGAATTCCCGGCATTTCTGCTGTCCCTAAAATAAGGATTTAACGGCGTGCTGCAGGAAGAATCACTCTATGCAAAGGGCTTTAAGTAAGaataaagcaagcagctgcaggcagggcgcCACACGCttcccgccgcggcggggcccgcagccccggcccccgcgcACATGGCGCGCAGCACCGGCCCGTCCGCCGCCACGCccgggccccgcgcccccccccagGGCCTCACCGCCGCGGggggccccgccgggggctgggggcatgAGGGCGGAGCGAGGAAGCGGGCACCGagcggggcaggcgggggggaCACGGGACGGTCATGTACCCCCAGCGGCCGCGCAGGGACTCGGGGAAGCGGCGGGAAGGGGCCGGGGGAAACAGGCCGCGGCAGtagggcggcggggggctgagGGGCCGGGGGAGAGGAGCGGCCACCCCGCCCCGCCTGCGAGCAAGGTCAGCGAGGGCAGGCGGCAGCGAGGAGCGgcccgggccccggccccggcccggtgGGGGTGCCGACCCCCCGCAGCGCCCGGCCGGCGAGGGAGGCCGGGGCTGCGCGGCGGGGCCCCGTCCCGCGGCGGGGGGAAGCTCTCAcccagcagccgcagcagcaCGCCCAGGAGCGCGGCGCACAgggagccccccggcagggGGGACGAGTTGAAGATGGCGTCGATGAGGAACAGGCTGGGTACCCGCAGTGCGACCTCCAGCCCGGCCCGCAGCCGCGGGCCCAGCCGCAGCCACGGGAGCTGCGGAGGGCCCGGGGCCGCCATCCCCTGCGAGGGGGGCAGGCAGCCCGCCTCTCCCGCCTCTTAAAGagcggaggggagggggagcgggtgtgagggggaggagggggaggaggggaaggcgGCCGGCAAGCTCGCtaccgccccgcgcccgccgcccgtCCGagccgcgctccccgccgcgccgccgccgcctccatGTTGCTCTGCGCTCCCTCGGCAGCGCCGGCCGCAGCcgggccgcgggggcggggccgggccgcgcggGCGTCGCAtgcgcggcccccgcccgccggctcCCACgcgggagggggcgggcggggggcaggcAGGCGCGAGCGAccgcgcccccctcccctcaaCCCCTCGCGCCCAACGGCCGCGGGCTGGGAGGCGGGAACGGGCGCCGCGCGCGCTCCCTCAGGCGGCGGGGGCTCGCTGCGCGCCAggcccggccccggggagcCCGGCCGCTGCCAGTGCCCCTGAGCATCGACTGCGCCCTGTGAGCGAGCCGAGCTTCGGAGGCGATAGCTGAGgcgagggcggcggcggcggggccggttTCCctgcgggcggcgcggcccggcgcggccctgccccgccccggAGGAAGGTACGCGGCGCGTAGGAGCGGGCTGTGGGAGCGGCAGGCGGCTCGGGTGGTGGTCCCGAGCCAGCACGGGAGCTCACCCTGCCCCGCTTTGCTCCTGCGAGGCGTCGTCGTTCCCCTCTGGCAAGCCTGCGGTAGCGaagcggaaaaaaaaaaaaaaaaaagctccatcTGCTACTACACCAAAGATAAGCGTGGATTCGTTCCTCGTATCCctacaaacaccaccacaaacaaTCCTTTTCAAATTACAGGAAAGCGTACGCGCTCTGTGGggccccccttccccacccgCCCGCCGGCGCGGTGCTGGTCCGGCCGAGCTGGGCGCGGCGGAGGGCGACCCCCCCCCGCTCCGCCAGCCGTCTCCCGCTCTCCCAGTCGGAACCTGCCCCCCACGCCGGCGCTGTCACCGCCTGGCTGCGTGCGGGTGGCGGGAGCGCTAAGGTAATCGTTTCCTGGCTGTTGAGTACTTCACCATAAAGAACTAACGAGCTTTTAATTAGCGGAGGGTTATGCAGAATTTCCTGTTCCTTCGTGTGTGATGCAAAAGCACCTTACTCGATGCATAACCGTAGACCGGGATCGTATGGAAAAAAGGCGTTTTCCTTTGAAATCCTGTTTACTTCGTCGTGCATCTTCACAGAAACCACACGTACTGGGACTATTGGAAACGTCAAGGtgacttaattaaaaaataaaataaaatttaaatacgACTGTGTAATCGTTGTTAGTCCGTCTGAACTGGGGGCATTTCCCACCCCGTTGCTTGTGCAAATTAAAAGCAGGTTTCAGGCCACGGCTGAAATCTGCTTGTGTGTGCGTTGGCATCTGCCACACTGCGATTTCCTGCCGGTGTCAGCCCTCCAGCTTCACCTGCCGTCGCTCAGCCTTTTCATGAGCCTGACTAGTTCATGACTTAAGCCCTTGGAAGGCTTTCTATTATTTTCAAAGGATGTTGGATCAGACAAAACCAGTATTGTGTAGGAACTTTCCTAAGCAATACCCTGCACTAACAAAGCCAGAAATGTTGCCAGATTGCTAAAGGATTGTGTTACAAAATCCATGGACATGGACAAAGTGCATGTTTTAATCACATGCTGAAAGGCATAACTCTGACCTAGTAAGTATCTCCACACCAAATAATAGAGGTTAGggtttaaaatgtgaaaagtgtttattttacttACGTTGGAAGATGGCTGAATCACAGGGATTCAAATTTGCCTGGGTAATTTTACTTCTCAACTATGTATAAAGCTgctgaatataaataaaagtatttgatttaaaatgaaTGGCAATGTAAATCAAGCAGATCCA
It encodes the following:
- the RNF139 gene encoding E3 ubiquitin-protein ligase RNF139 isoform X1, with the translated sequence MAAPGPPQLPWLRLGPRLRAGLEVALRVPSLFLIDAIFNSSPLPGGSLCAALLGVLLRLLGVFVSSVVLVLQQRALFKFYMIASAFLLAATSVLVNYYASLHINFYSAYYTAAFGIQIFPHKGPSLWMALSILQLTFGIGYVTLLNVQSIYSQLIILDILIPVIGLVVELPLNVRQILVFISGLVLTLNTTAILVTKIKWFYYSVRYVYLLVRHMYRIYGLQLLMEDTWKRIRFPAVLRVFWLSRLTAQAVVLTYVVKMAETNTEEKFFLISWDNCWELICSLIISGCDSTLTVLGMSAVISSIAHYLGLGILAFIGSTDEDDKRLGFVAPVLFFILALQTGLSGLKPEERLVRLSRNMCLLLTAVLHFIHGMTDPVLMSLSASHVSSFRRHFPVLFVSACLFILPVLLSYILWHHYALNTWLFAVTAFCVELCLKVIVSITVYILFMIDGYYNVLWEKLDDYVYYVRSTGNIIEFIFGVIMFGNGAYTMVFESGSKIRACMMCLHAYFNIYLQAKNGWKTFINRRTAVKKINSLPEVKGSRLREIDDVCAICYHEFTTSARITPCNHYFHALCLRKWLYIQDTCPMCHQKVYIEDKENTGISNNNGFVAPNENPVQAAEEAADAENELNEDNDSSDSDEEDSDCVAQHLNETLNVDSNSLGD
- the RNF139 gene encoding E3 ubiquitin-protein ligase RNF139 isoform X2, which produces MGMGRMGSSSLLPIFLTLCSMLLELLRALLTGVFVSSVVLVLQQRALFKFYMIASAFLLAATSVLVNYYASLHINFYSAYYTAAFGIQIFPHKGPSLWMALSILQLTFGIGYVTLLNVQSIYSQLIILDILIPVIGLVVELPLNVRQILVFISGLVLTLNTTAILVTKIKWFYYSVRYVYLLVRHMYRIYGLQLLMEDTWKRIRFPAVLRVFWLSRLTAQAVVLTYVVKMAETNTEEKFFLISWDNCWELICSLIISGCDSTLTVLGMSAVISSIAHYLGLGILAFIGSTDEDDKRLGFVAPVLFFILALQTGLSGLKPEERLVRLSRNMCLLLTAVLHFIHGMTDPVLMSLSASHVSSFRRHFPVLFVSACLFILPVLLSYILWHHYALNTWLFAVTAFCVELCLKVIVSITVYILFMIDGYYNVLWEKLDDYVYYVRSTGNIIEFIFGVIMFGNGAYTMVFESGSKIRACMMCLHAYFNIYLQAKNGWKTFINRRTAVKKINSLPEVKGSRLREIDDVCAICYHEFTTSARITPCNHYFHALCLRKWLYIQDTCPMCHQKVYIEDKENTGISNNNGFVAPNENPVQAAEEAADAENELNEDNDSSDSDEEDSDCVAQHLNETLNVDSNSLGD